In Astatotilapia calliptera chromosome 16, fAstCal1.2, whole genome shotgun sequence, one genomic interval encodes:
- the LOC113007457 gene encoding nectin-1-like produces MLSCYVMDTNDDLTQITWQRRTREKPHNDNFLTILPRDGPQFVSERDDRFKYIGNFNDKNGTLQLSNVALKDEGSYTCIFTLFPSGNQKTEIPLNLLVPPFTSIKDNLPTLGTEEVLFATCTAAGSKPPAEVRWLTGALGDKVRTTTNSTQYDNGTTTTVSSLFGVPMREINGHQVQCVISGDFLSKVESLPFTIQVYFSPTEVNIRAKSEDSFECVTEANPSANFTWSRPRPRTTAP; encoded by the exons ATGTTATCGTGTTATGTCATGGATACCAATGATGACCTGACACAGATTACCTGGCAGAGGAGGACGAGAGAAAAACCTCACAATGACAATTTTCTAACTATCCTACCCAGAGATGGACCACAGTTTGTCAGTGAACGTGATGATCGATTTAAATATATCGGGAATTTTAATGACAAAAATGGAACTCTCCAGTTATCCAATGTTGCCCTGAAGGATGAAGGCAGCTACACGTGCATCTTCACCTTGTTTCCCAGTGGAAATCAGAAGACAGAAATACCTCTAAACTTGCTTG TGCCTCCTTTCACAAGCATCAAGGACAATCTTCCCACTTTGGGCACAGAAGAGGTTTTATTTGCTACCTGCACGGCTGCTGGATCGAAGCCTCCTGCAGAGGTGAGATGGCTCACTGGTGCTTTGGGAGACAAAGTGAGGACGACAACAAACTCCACCCAGTATGACAATGGCACGACTACCACAGTCAGCTCTCTGTTTGGTGTTCCTATGAGAGAGATTAACGGTCACCAGGTCCAGTGTGTCATCAGTGGTGACTTCCTGTCTAAAGTTGAAAGTCTGCCCTTCACTATACAGGTCTACT TCTCTCCCACAGAAGTGAACATCAGAGCAAAATCTGAGGACTCATTTGAGTGTGTGACAGAAGCCAATCCAAGTGCAAATTTTACATGGAGCAG GCCACGCCCACGGACTACAGCGCCATGA